Proteins co-encoded in one Malus domestica chromosome 09, GDT2T_hap1 genomic window:
- the LOC103411248 gene encoding uncharacterized protein: protein MILDKGSMQSNLDCFLHCTTPVLRPQFLPKSEMRNLNRLWHPWEREKVEYFTLSDLWNCYDEWSAYGAGVPIAMDSGETLVQYYVPYLSAIQIFTSNSSVNSFREEAESGDCETRDSFSDSCSFESESDKLWRSDGCSSEDGGFEQDNLWHVNDRLGYRYFEYFERSTPYGRVPLMDKINSLAQRYPGLMSLRSVDLSPASWMAVAWYPIYHIPMGRTIKDLSTSFLTYHTLSSSFQDMDLEDDIESNEQQKRKKGEGISLPPFGLATYKMQGNVWVSGNCGKDQERLMSLLSVADSWLKQLRVKHHDFNYFTAIRRGQCHYL, encoded by the exons atgattTTGGACAAAGGGTCAATGCAATCAAACCTTGACTGCTTCCTCCATTGTACAACCCCGGTGCTCCGACCCCAATTCCTACCCAAG TCTGAGATGAGGAACCTCAATCGGCTATGGCATCCATGGGAGAGAGAAAAGGTTGAGTATTTCACATTGAGTGATCTCTGGAATTGCTATGATGAATGGAGTGCTTATGGCGCCGGAGTTCCGATCGCCATGGACAGCGGCGAGACCCTTGTGCAGTACTATGTGCCTTACCTCTCTGCTATCCAAATTTTCACTAGCAATTCATCTGTGAATAGCTTCAG GGAAGAGGCCGAGTCGGGCGACTGCGAGACTAGGGATTCGTTTAGCGATTCGTGCAGCTTTGAGAGTGAAAGTGATAAGTTGTGGAGATCGGATGGATGCTCTTCGGAAgatggcgggttcgagcaagaCAATCTCTGGCATGTGAATGATAGATTAGGGTACCGATAttttgagtattttgagagatcAACTCCCTATGGAAGAGTTCCTCTAATGGATAAG ATCAATTCGTTAGCTCAAAGATACCCTGGCTTGATGTCATTAAGGAGTGTTGATCTCTCACCAGCTAGTTGGATGGCTGTTGCTTg GTATCCAATTTATCACATTCCAATGGGAAGGACTATCAAGGATCTGTCCACATCCTTCCTCACTTACCACAccctttcatcttcttttcaAG ACATGGACCTTGAGGATGATATTGAGAGCAACGAGCAACAGAAGCGTAAGAAAGGGGAAGGCATCTCTCTCCCTCCATTTGGTTTGGCCACTTACAAGATGCAAGGAAATGTGTGGGTATCAGGCAATTGTGGAAAGGACCAAGAGAGGCTCATGTCGCTATTGAGCGTGGCGGATTCTTGGCTAAAGCAGCTTAGGGTCAAGCACCATGACTTCAACTATTTCACAGCTATTAGGCGTGGCCAGTGCCACTAcctttaa